GACGCGACGCTGCCGCGCCTCGGCCGGGCGACGCTGGAACTGGACTACCCCTGGGTGGAGGGAGAACTGCACCTGATCCGGCTCGTGACCTCCACCGGCCTCACGTTCGACCACGAGGTGGCGGTGGCGACGCTCTCGCCGCGCCCGAACGCCCTTTACCTGACGACTTTCGGTCTCCTCGGCCTCTACGCGGGCGTGCTTCCCGTCCTCATCGGCCTGCTGTGGTATCCCTTCCTGCGCCGGATCGACCGTAAGTGGATCCACTTCTACCTCAGCCTCACCGTGGGCCTCCTCGCCTTCCTCGTCGTCGATGCGCTTGAGGACACGCTCGAGGCTTCGGCGCTCGTGGCGGAGGGATTCCAGGCAGCCGGGCTGATCGCCGTCGGCTTCATCGGCGCCATCGTCGGTCTGAGGGCCCTCGGGAACCTCGGACGCGGCATGCGAGGCGCAGGCTCCGGTGGTGCGGGCGAGGGTGGGGTGAGCAGCGGGCTCACGGTGGCGTACCTGATCGCCATCAGCATCGGGCTGCACAACCTCGGCGAGGGACTCGCGATCGGGGCGGCTTTCTCGCTGGGAGAGATCGCGCTCGGGAGCTTCCTCGTCATCGGCTTCGCGCTCCACAACACGACGGAGGGGCTGGCGATCGTCGCACCCGTCGCGGACCGGCGGCCCGCGCTCCGGCACTTCGCGTTCATGGGCGGGATCGCCGGACTGCCGACCGTCCTTGGAGCGTGGGCCGGCGGATTCTCCTACTCGCCGACGCTGGCGACCTTCTTCCTCGCCCTCGGCGCCGGAGCCATCGTGCAGGTCATCGTCGAGGTCACTCGCCTCATCCGGAAGAGCTGGCCGCAGGGCCTGTTCACCCCCCTCAACGCCACCGGCCTCCTCCTCGGCCTGCTGGTCATGTACGGCACCGCACTCATGGTGACCGCCTAGCCAGCCGTCCCGGTACGACCGGCCGCTGGCGTCAGCCGCCGGGCGGACCCAGCGGGCTCGGTTCGCAGCCTTCCGTTTCGCGGGTGTAGGCGATGCTCGAGATCTTCCAGCCGTCGCTCGTGTGCACGAGGCTCACCGCATCGATTCCGCAGTGGCTGAACTCGCCGTCGACGTGGAAGTCGTAGGGAGTCCATACGACGGCGATCGGACCCTCGATCATTACGTGCGGGTCCCACAGCCGTTCGAGCAGGGCGGGCCCCGGCTGGCCGATGGACGCGGCGAACTCGGCGCCCGTGCTCTCCCGGACCTGGACGCCGTCCGCGGTCTCCGCCGTGGCGACGAACATGGCGCCTTCGGTCAGCAGGCCGCGGATCGCATCGCCATCGCGCGCGGCCATGGCGTCGAAGAGCGCCTGTACCGCCGCGACCGCCCCAGCTTCGGCGTCATCCTGCGCGGCGACGGCCGCGGGCGTGACGAGGATCGCGGCGGCGAGAAGCAACGTCGCTCCGAACTTTCTCATGAGATTCTCCGGTTCAATAGGCTGCTGTACGATACACCGGCTGAAAGAGTCGGGTGCGGTGCGCGCACGCCGGGTCGGCGGGGCACGCCGCGCAGTCGGGGTCCGTCATCTCCGGACAACGCATCCGGTTCTGAAAGAAAAACCAGTCCACCGCCCCCATGGAGCGCCCGCTCAGCTCCCGGATCTCCCCGACCGCCTCGTAACAGGCGGCGCGCACGGCCTCCTCCTCTTCCGCGCTCACAACCTCCCGCCTCGCGAGCTTCGAGGCCAGCGTCTCGTCGGTCACCGCAACGACGCCGAGCCGGAGGCAACTGCGCTGGCAGTGGTAGTCGACGATCGGCGGCACGTGCTTTCCCTCCCCGAGCCGGAGGAATCGCTCCGGGCGCTGGCTGAGGATCGCCGCGAGAAGGGCGGACTTCTTCCTCCACGGGTCCTCCCGGTATCCGCCGACCGCATCGAGGCGCGCGAGGAAGTGGGCGAGGGGCCGCTCCGCGGCGTTGGCTTCGGCCAGGAGCGACGCCGGGGTCAGGCCGAGGTCCAGCATGCCGTCTCCGTAGGCCCGCGCGCACGCCGGATGGAGGGCGCCCGCGGGGAGCGGGTTGTGTCCTCCGTCGTCCCGCAGACGATGATCGAAGTTTGCGTCGTCGAGGGCGGCCTGCCCGGAGGGCGTGAGTTCGTCCGGCGCCTCGCGGGTCCAGCGCAGGTAGGCGGCCCACAGGTAGTCGCTCCCCTTGCGGGACCGGCCCTCCAGGGAGGCAATCATGGGTTCCTCGTAGCGGCCCGCGCGCTCGTGCCAGAAACCGAACTGTTGCACGGTCCCGGCGAAGAAGAAATCGAGCGCCGCCGGGTTGCCGGGTTCGGGAAGATCCGGGCCAATGAAATCGAATGCCGCCGCCTCGGGGGCCGCGGCGATGACGCCGGCCACGCGCCGGACGCGTTCCCCGTCGAGGCGGACCCGGGCATCTCGCGGCGCCCGCGGCGGCGGGCCGTCCGAGAGGAGGGGCGCCGGACCGATGCCCGTCACCGTCCGGGCGGCATGGGCCGCCGCAACGCGCGCGGCGATGGCGGGGTGGTCTCCGGCCGCGAGCCGGGCCAGCGCCGTCCCGCAGAAGGTGTCGCCGGCGCCCGTCGGATCCACCTCCTCGACCTCCGGGGCGGCGACGTCGATCGAGTGGTCGCCCAGGACGACGCGAGCGCCCCGCGCCCCCCGGGTGACGAAGACCGCGTGCCCCGGCGTGACGCCCACGTCGTCGAGAGACCCAAAGAGGAGGCCGGCCTCCTCCGCATTGCAGAAGAAGTAGTCGGATGCCCCCACGACCCGCCTGACGACCTCCGGGTGCGCACGGATCCCGGGAGCGTACGTCCCGCACCCCACGCGCACGCCCGCAGCGGACAGCCGCCGCGCGAACCCCAGCTGCAGCTCCGGGTCGAGGAGAGGGACGACGTAGGCGAAGGCCCCCGGTCCCGCGTCGGGGATGTCGCCGTAGCGGATGTCCCCCTCGGAACCGCGAACCGCTCGGCGATACACGGTCCGGCCGTCGGGGAAGTACTCGATCTCGAAGTGGGGGAGCGCGGAGGGCGGCACCGGCGGGCCCCGCCAGTCGAGGAGGCGGTCCGCCGGTTCGAGTTCCGCCGGCATGGGATCCGGCCGCGGCGCGACGACCGTGACTTCGGCCCCGACCCGTTGCGCCGCGAGCGCCGTGTAGAGTCCCGCGCCTCCGGCGGACCGCACGGAGCGGCCGCCGAAGTGCAGGAGGTCCAGAGAGGGGCTCCCGACCACGAGGAGCCGTGGCCGGGTGCTCATGCCGCGGGCGTCAGTCGCCCTGCTGCTGGTCCGTCGTGATGCGCCCGGCCGCGCCGGCGGGCCCGTTGTCCCAGTCCTGGGCGCTGGAGATGTTCGGCACACCCCAGTCGTCGCCGTTCCAGCCCTGGAAGCCCTCCATCTTGAAGGTCCATAGACCCGTCGTCATGTCGCTCACGACGATGAGGCCGTCCTCGTTCCGGATGTCGACCCCGAACGTGCCGTTGAACACAGGCGTCCGATCGACGTTCGGCGGCCCGAGGTAGGTGTCGTAGTGGCCCACCGTGATCGGGTTCTCCGGGTCCATCATGTTGAACACGACGAGCCCGTCCAGGTAGCCGGACACGAACACGAGCGGCCAACGCACCTCGTGGTTGTGGACGAGGTTCTTCCAGTTCGCCGTCCACGCCGCGATCGGACGGTTGATCGCCGGCACCTCGCCGTTCAGCCCCGGCCGGAGGTCGAAGATCCTGAGCGGCGCGTACTGATACTCCGTCTCCGCGATCGCGAAGTTGCCATCCGGGGTGGGCGTGAACGTATGACCGCTGCGAATGCCGGAGACCCCGACGATCTGCGTCAGAAGCTCCGGGTTGTCGAGGTCCGTCACGTCGTAGATGTAGTAGCCGCCGGTGCCGCCGCCGTAGAAGCGGTCCGTCCCCGTTTCCGGGTGATAGCCGAGATAGAAGTCGTGGTATCCCCGCCGGCGATTCCCCTGCATCCCCTGATCCGGGACCGGGATCTGCGCCACCATCGCGTCGCCGCGCCCGTCGACGAGCGCGCCGAGGTCGTAGACGGCCGCGTACGGTCCCGAGACCGTGGCGACGAGATACACGTTCATGTTCGAGTGCTTGTAGATGAAGATGTTGTGGAAGCCGCCCGGGAGGTCGGGCTCCCTGATGCGGGCCACCTCGCGCACCGTCGAGGCGTCCGGCAGTCCGGTGACGTCGAGGACCACGGCCCCCATGTCGGAGTCCGGCCCGCCCTGCCCGAACTGGAGCGACTGCACGACGTAGTAGCGGTCGCCCCACTTGAAGTGCTTCACGTCCATCCCGCCGGTGCGCTGGTGGAGATCCTGGTCCTCGATCCGCCACTCGTAGAGCACCTCGGGGTTCTCCGGGTCCTCGATCGAGACGATGTCCAGCCCTTTCGGACCGACCGGTCCGTACTGCATGCGCGCCACGTACGCGTACGGCCGGTGCATCTCCTGCTCGATGTCCATGTCCGCGATGCTGAGCCGCGGGCCGAGCGGGACGTGTCCGAGCACTTCCATGTTCCGGCTGCCGCGCTCCACGACATCGATCGCCTGGGCGCCGAGGGCCGCCGGGGCGACGACGACCGCGCCGAGCACGGCGGCCGCGGCGAGTGTCAGAGTCCGATTTCCAACCTTCATTCTTTCCTCCAGTCAGAGCTGGCAGCCCGCGGGCTAGCCGGGGTCCACCGTGAACACCATGGACATGCCGGCCTCCAGGTGCTCCGCAATATGGCAGTGCGCCATCCATCGGCCAGAGTTGGAGGCCTCGAGCAGGATGTCGAACGTCGATCCGACCGGGATCACGACCGTGTCCTTCCACGCGAGATTGTCCGACGGTATCCCGTCCTTCGAGAGCACGAGGAAGCGCTGGCCGTGGATATGGATCGGGTGCTGCATCGGGTGGAACGAACGGCGCTGGTTGTGGATGCGGATCTTCCGCACGTCGCCGACCTTGAAGCGCCAGTCGATGTCCCGGTTCTCCTTCCCCGTCCGGGTGTCGCGCAGGATCCACGTCAGGTTCTCCGACGTCGAAAGGAAGTTCATCATCGGCATCGCGTCGGTCCACTCGACGGGCGGGAAATAGAGGGTGTCGATCGCCATCACCGCGACGATGTCGCTGGGGAGGTCCCCGACCCGGACCGTGAGCTCGAGTTCGTGGTCGACGGGCCGGCCGAACTCGGCGCGGTAGCGGTCGATGTCCTCGATGACGTCCGCGTGTTCGCGCAGGGTCTCGAAGGCCGTCCCGTGGTCCTCCGCCATCGGTTCGTCGAGGACGGTGACGATCCCGAGCGTGTCGGTTTGGGGATAGAAGCGGCCGTTGAAGTGGTCGATGGCCTGAATCGGGTTGAGGAGCGCCCACGTCCCCGGCTCGTCGAAGCGGGCGTCGACGATGTATCGCTGGGCCGGGGCGAGGACGACGTTCGAGACGAAGCTCTCACGCTCGAACTTGCTCACGTCGGCGCCCACGAGCTTCATCTCCGCGCCCTCCAGGACGAGGTTGAAGGTGCGCGTGTTCGCGACGTTCGTGAGGTAGAGCCGGCGGACCTCGCCGCGGCGGACCGTCGCCTCCCAGCGCGGCTCGCCGTTCACGAGCAACTGGTTTCCGAATCGGCCCATGAGCGTCTGCACGGCGGCCTCGCGGCCCCAGGGGAAGAGTCCGCCTTCGTCGACGAGCAGGTCGTCGAGCATGAGGAAGTCCTCCCCGTTCGCGGGGCCGTAGTAGTCGGGCGCGGGCGCGTCGACGAGCATGTTCCCGTACAGACCGAGGTCCTGCTGGATGTCCTCGCGGTGGTGGGGGTGGTACCAGTAGAGGCCGGCGTCCCGGAAATGGACCCGGTAGATGAAGGACTCGCCGGGTTCGACCGGATCCTGGGTGACGCCGGGGACGCCGTCGAACTCGTTCTCGAGCCTGACGCCGTGCCAGTGGACGGCCGTCGGCAGGTCGATGTGGTTCGTGAACAGGACGATGATCTCCGCGCCCTGGGGGACGCGGATGAGGGGCCCGGGGTACTGCCCGTTGAAGCCGTACATCGTGAAGGTCCGCGTCCCGATCGTGCGCCGGACGAACCCGGCCTCGAGGCGGAGCGTGTCGCCGTCGGCCATCTCCACGACCTCCCGGAAGACCGCCTCCGGGAGCATCCCGGGATCGTGGCCGGGGTCGGGCAGGTACGGGGTCACGCCGGGGACGGCGCCCATCAGGCCCGGCAGCATCATCGGCATCGGGATCGGCTGCGGCGGCATGCGCCACACGGCCCCCGTGCTGTCCGTCGCCATCATGTGGCCCGCGTGCTCCTGCCCCGATGCCGGGGCGGCCGTCAGTCCGATGAACGCCGGGAGGGCTGCGGCGACGGCGAGGGTGCGCACTGTCTTCGACCGCCGTTCGGGTGGGCTCAGTAGTAGAGCTGGCAGTTCATGGCCTCGAAGGGTCCGTGCCCGGCCATCGTGTGGAGCCGGCCGGAGGGCGAAAGGCCGGTGAGCATGATCGGTCCCTGCCAGCGCTCGACGTCCGCCGAGGCTTCTTCACTCACGAAGATGAGGAACTGGTTCCAGGCGACCCGCCCCGTGAGCCGGTTGTCCTCGCCGAGCGTGCCGAGCTGCACCCACTCGTTGAGTTCGGGCTTCGCGGCCCACGCGACGTAGACGGCCCCGCGCCGCTTGCGCATCTGCTCGACCTGGATCTCGATGTCGAACGTCTGGAAACCGCCCTCGTCGACGGTGATCTCGAACGGCGAGCCGGGCTGCGTGAGCGTCATCGAGCCGCGGCTCCCGGGCGCGCTCTGGGTGCCGGAGAGCCGGACGACTTCGGGCGTGAGGAGGCAGGCGCCGAACAGAGGCGTCGCGCCCGCCCACGGCCCGACGCCGGTCGGACCGCCGGCCCGCGCCTCGCCCGCGACGAGGGTGCCGAGGGCGACGAGGGCGACCGCGAAGGCGGCGCCGCCGCCGATGACGCTGATGGTCGGTTTCATGCTCTTCATGCCTCGAAAGGTCGATTCCCGCGTCCCGCCCTGCAAGCGCCCGCCGCCCGGGTTGCCGCCGCCGGCGGGGCCGCCCGCGTTGCCGCCGCCGGCGGGGCCGCCCGCGTTCCGGGATGACGGTCCTCGGCCCATTAGGTCCGCCGAGGCCTCCCGCGTCTCCCGTCTCCGCCGTCGGGCCGGCCGGTCTCGGCGTCCGTGAGATCGAGACCCAGATCGAAGGTGGCGACGTATCCGTCATCCGCCTCGCTCACCCGGGCCATGAGGCTCTCGCCACCGTCGCGGAAGATGCGGTCGTCGGCGTTCATCCTCGTGCGTTGGCCGCGCGCGGCGTACGGCGCCTGTGCGTGCACCTTGTCCGTGAGCGCCTCGTCGAAGTAGAGCTGCGAGGTGAACTCGTAGGGCTGTCCGGCGACCTCGGTGCGCACCTTGAAGTGCACGTGGACCGCGCGCTCGCGGTACCAGCCCGGAAAGATCGTGGTGAACCGGGCCACGCCATCGTCATCCGTGAGCTGGTGGCCGCGCAGGAACTGCCTGTGCCTGGCCGCCGCGGGGGCTCCCTCGTCTTCGACCCCGGAGTAGACGCCGTCGGCGTCGCACTGCCACAGGTCGACCAGCGCGCCGGCGAGCGCCGAGCAGTCGCCCCGGGAGATCCGGGAGACGTTGAACCTCAGGGTCAGCGGGATTCCCTCGCTCACCGCCCCGGTCGACGGATCAGACCGGATGTCCGACCGTTCGAGCCCCGCGTCCACGAAGAAGGGTCCTTCCGTCTGCTCGGGCTTCGCCACGCAGGCCGGCAGCGCGCGAGCGATCCCTTCCGCCTGGGCAGCGAGGGCCACCTCCGGGCCCGTCCCGAGAATCCACCGGCCGGCGGCCAGCGCCCCGCCGCCCACGCCGAGGGCGGCGAGAGCTTCGCGCCGCGTGAGTATCCGGCCCCGTTCCGCGTGATCGTGTGTCATGTCGTACCTCCTCGTATGTCCGTCGGGCTTCATCAGTCGGGCGTTGGCTCATCCTCCTCGATGACGATCTCCCGTCCGGACGGCCGTTTGCCTGCGCGGCCCGGCCGGCGAGCCCCGGGACGCGCCACGAAATCTCCGTGAAGTCCCGAGAATCCCCCCGGCCCGCCCACGACGCGGATCTTGCCGCCCTCGACCTGCCTGCCGAGCCAGTTCCGGACGCGGGCGATGAGCCGCCCCCGCACGGGCGGGATCAGGAGCAGGA
This window of the Candidatus Palauibacter polyketidifaciens genome carries:
- a CDS encoding nuclear transport factor 2 family protein: MRKFGATLLLAAAILVTPAAVAAQDDAEAGAVAAVQALFDAMAARDGDAIRGLLTEGAMFVATAETADGVQVRESTGAEFAASIGQPGPALLERLWDPHVMIEGPIAVVWTPYDFHVDGEFSHCGIDAVSLVHTSDGWKISSIAYTRETEGCEPSPLGPPGG
- a CDS encoding carbohydrate kinase family protein → MSTRPRLLVVGSPSLDLLHFGGRSVRSAGGAGLYTALAAQRVGAEVTVVAPRPDPMPAELEPADRLLDWRGPPVPPSALPHFEIEYFPDGRTVYRRAVRGSEGDIRYGDIPDAGPGAFAYVVPLLDPELQLGFARRLSAAGVRVGCGTYAPGIRAHPEVVRRVVGASDYFFCNAEEAGLLFGSLDDVGVTPGHAVFVTRGARGARVVLGDHSIDVAAPEVEEVDPTGAGDTFCGTALARLAAGDHPAIAARVAAAHAARTVTGIGPAPLLSDGPPPRAPRDARVRLDGERVRRVAGVIAAAPEAAAFDFIGPDLPEPGNPAALDFFFAGTVQQFGFWHERAGRYEEPMIASLEGRSRKGSDYLWAAYLRWTREAPDELTPSGQAALDDANFDHRLRDDGGHNPLPAGALHPACARAYGDGMLDLGLTPASLLAEANAAERPLAHFLARLDAVGGYREDPWRKKSALLAAILSQRPERFLRLGEGKHVPPIVDYHCQRSCLRLGVVAVTDETLASKLARREVVSAEEEEAVRAACYEAVGEIRELSGRSMGAVDWFFFQNRMRCPEMTDPDCAACPADPACAHRTRLFQPVYRTAAY
- a CDS encoding multicopper oxidase family protein, with protein sequence MRTLAVAAALPAFIGLTAAPASGQEHAGHMMATDSTGAVWRMPPQPIPMPMMLPGLMGAVPGVTPYLPDPGHDPGMLPEAVFREVVEMADGDTLRLEAGFVRRTIGTRTFTMYGFNGQYPGPLIRVPQGAEIIVLFTNHIDLPTAVHWHGVRLENEFDGVPGVTQDPVEPGESFIYRVHFRDAGLYWYHPHHREDIQQDLGLYGNMLVDAPAPDYYGPANGEDFLMLDDLLVDEGGLFPWGREAAVQTLMGRFGNQLLVNGEPRWEATVRRGEVRRLYLTNVANTRTFNLVLEGAEMKLVGADVSKFERESFVSNVVLAPAQRYIVDARFDEPGTWALLNPIQAIDHFNGRFYPQTDTLGIVTVLDEPMAEDHGTAFETLREHADVIEDIDRYRAEFGRPVDHELELTVRVGDLPSDIVAVMAIDTLYFPPVEWTDAMPMMNFLSTSENLTWILRDTRTGKENRDIDWRFKVGDVRKIRIHNQRRSFHPMQHPIHIHGQRFLVLSKDGIPSDNLAWKDTVVIPVGSTFDILLEASNSGRWMAHCHIAEHLEAGMSMVFTVDPG
- a CDS encoding intradiol ring-cleavage dioxygenase — translated: MTHDHAERGRILTRREALAALGVGGGALAAGRWILGTGPEVALAAQAEGIARALPACVAKPEQTEGPFFVDAGLERSDIRSDPSTGAVSEGIPLTLRFNVSRISRGDCSALAGALVDLWQCDADGVYSGVEDEGAPAAARHRQFLRGHQLTDDDGVARFTTIFPGWYRERAVHVHFKVRTEVAGQPYEFTSQLYFDEALTDKVHAQAPYAARGQRTRMNADDRIFRDGGESLMARVSEADDGYVATFDLGLDLTDAETGRPDGGDGRRGRPRRT